A genomic region of Zea mays cultivar B73 chromosome 6, Zm-B73-REFERENCE-NAM-5.0, whole genome shotgun sequence contains the following coding sequences:
- the LOC100279212 gene encoding Histidine--tRNA ligase, cytoplasmic-like, protein MASSAAAAAATVMLGGKGSALSPAAVYAFSLGLAAPGIDPSAHKSLSTRAPSPQETPARLAAALAALAPAESRAAAAVLLNKLVLTSSDSASALVTAATVARLADSLDLAAALPLASRDEAAVAAATAPVAVALAALIDCCAAPLARVADAVAALSCEAARGDAAAFDVPASGDGLCAKDEADVAADIKVLVFGSKLVGAAGGVPAAATFAKVPALNGIFRQAVRALHVLVRIELNAPVKLGKRDAGETGEGKEEALVVLATQLARAVQALSKLSIARARLCAESIADAELREKLTGGVSVDDLKGMLDNVLIDSDAVSVLKGVYNHLLKFRDFLAWEAAVAMAVIEADSSIEKPQAAVENEAASVTEKPLAGGDKAKGDKKSKKKKTLGKGTSAVLMLLRDHVTNGSTVAAMNSASVAEWATSLSLLFDPKCPGLESLVEKVKEIVESNEVRRLPKIPKGTRDFGKEQMAIRERAFSIITSVFKMHGATALDTPVFELRETLMGKYGEDSKLIYDLADQGGELCSLRYDLTVPFARYVAMNSISALKRYQIAKVYRRDNPSKGRYREFYQCDFDIAGVYEPMEPDFEVIKVLTELLNQLDIGTYEIKLNHRKLLDGMLEICGVPPQKFRTVCSSIDKLDKQTFEQVKKELVDEKGISNETADEIGNLVKTRGPPLEVLMELRKEGSKFMNNVGSVAALNELEILFKALDKANAISKITFDLSLARGLDYYTGVIYEAVFKGAAQVGSIAAGGRYDNLVGMFSGKQIPAVGVSLGIERVFAIMEQQEKERNEKIRPTETEVLVSILGKDLTLAAELVSELWNAGIKAEFKLTTRVANHIKYALQSSIPWMVLVGESELQKGTVKLKDVEANQEEEVDRKDFVRELKKRLSKS, encoded by the exons ATGGCGTcctcagccgccgccgccgccgccaccgtcaTGCTCGGCGGCAAGGGCTCCGCCCTGTCCCCGGCCGCCGTTTACGCGTTCTCCCTCGGCCTCGCCGCCCCGGGCATCGACCCTTCCGCGCACAAGTCGCTCTCTACCCGCGCGCCCTCGCCGCAGGAGACCCCcgcgcggctcgccgccgccctcgCGGCGCTGGCGCCGGCCGAGTCCCGCGCCGCCGCGGCGGTGCTGCTTAACAAGCTGGTCCTCACGTCGTCCGACTCCGCCTCCGCGCTCGTCACCGCCGCCACGGTCGCCCGCCTCGCGGACTCGCTCGACCTCGCCGCCGCGCTGCCGCTGGCCTCCCGCGACGAGGCCGCGGTGGCCGCGGCGACCGCGCCCGTCGCCGTCGCGCTAGCGGCGCTGATCGATTGCTGCGCCGCGCCGCTGGCTCGCGTCGCCGACGCCGTCGCCGCGCTGTCGTGCGAGGCCGCGCGCGGGGACGCCGCGGCCTTCGACGTGCCGGCCTCCGGCGACGGGCTCTGCGCCAAGGACGAGGCCGACGTCGCCGCCGACATCAAGGTGCTCGTCTTCGGCTCCAAGCTTGTCGGCGCTGCTGGGGGCGTCCCCGCCGCCGCCACGTTCGCCAAGGTGCCCGCGCTGAACGGGATCTTCCGCCAGGCGGTGCGGGCGCTGCATGTCTTAGTGCGCATCGAGCTCAACGCACCCGTCaaattggggaagagggatgctgGTGAAACCGGTGAGGGGAAGGAGGAGGCACTGGTGGTGCTGGCCACACAGCTCGCTAGAGCAGTGCAGGCACTCAGCAAGCTGAGCATTGCCCGGGCACGGCTCTGTGCGGAGAGTATTGCTGATGCTGAGCTTCGGGAGAAGCTTACTGGTGGCGTTAGCGTTGATGATTTGAAGGGGATGCTTGACAATGTTTTGATTGATTCAGATGCCGTATCAGTCTTGAAGGGGGTGTACAACCACTTGCTCAAGTTCAGGGACTTTCTTGCCTGGGAAGCAGCTGTGGCCATGGCAGTAATTGAAGCAGACAGTTCAATTGAGAAGCCACAAGCTGCTGTTGAGAATGAAGCAGCCAGTGTAACTGAGAAGCCACTGGCTGGTGGGGACAAAgcaaagggtgacaagaagagcaAGAAGAAGAAAACTTTGGGTAAGGGTACTTCTGCTGTGCTCATGCTGCTTAGGGACCATGTGACAAATGGAAGTACTGTTGCTGCCATGAATTCTGCGTCGGTTGCAGAGTGGGCAACCTCTCTGTCATTGCTATTTGATCCCAAATGTCCAGGATTGGAGTCACTTGTGGAGAAGGTGAAGGAGATTGTTGAGAGCAATGAAGTGAGGAGATTGCCTAAAATTCCAAAG GGTACACGCGACTTTGGTAAAGAGCAAATGGCGATAAGGGAGCGagcattttcaattataactagtGTATTCAAGATGCATGGTGCTACTGCGCTTGATACACCCGTATTTGAGCTGAGAGAAACCCTTATGGGAAAATATGGTGAAGACTCAAAGTTGATATATGACTTAGCTGATCAG GGTGGTGAGCTTTGCTCTTTGCGGTATGATCTGACTGTTCCATTTGCCCGTTATGTTGCCATGAATAGCATTAGTGCATTAAAGAGATACCAAATAGCGAAAGTATATAGGAGAGATAATCCATCTAAGGGAAGATACCGAGAATTCTACCAATGTGACTTTGACATTGCTGGTGTATATGAACCTATGGAACCGGATTTTGAGGTCATAAAAGTTCTGACTGAATTGCTGAATCAGCTGGATATAGGCACATATGAGATAAAATTAAATCACAGAAAGTTGCTTGATGGTATGTTGGAGATTTGTGGTGTGCCCCCTCAAAAGTTCAGAACAGTTTGCTCGAGTATTGACAAACTGGACAAGCAAACATTCGAACAGGTGAAGAAGGAACTG GTTGATGAGAAAGGTATATCAAATGAAACTGCGGATGAAATTGGCAATTTAGTGAAGACTAGGGGCCCCCCGTTGGAAGTTTTGATGGAGTTGAGAAAGGAGGGCAGCAAGTTTATGAATAATGTAGGGTCTGTTGCTGCACTGAATGAGCTGGAGATATTATTCAAAGCTCTGGATAAAGCAAATGCAATAAGCAAGATAACTTTTGATTTAAGTTTGGCCAGGGGCCTTGATTACTACACTGGTGTCATATATGAAGCCGTTTTCAAGGGTGCAGCTCAG GTTGGCTCCATAGCGGCTGGTGGTCGGTACGACAACCTTGTGGGTATGTTTAGTGGGAAGCAAATCCCTGCTGTTGGTGTGAGCCTTGGAATTGAGAGAGTCTTTGCAATCATGGAGCAGCAGGAGAAAGAAAGAAATGAG AAGATCCGGCCTACAGAGACAGAGGTGCTGGTGTCAATTCTGGGAAAGGACCTTACCCTAGCTGCCGAGCTCGTGAGCGAGCTGTGGAATGCTGGGATAAAGGCAGAGTTCAAGCTCACTACCAGGGTGGCGAACCACATCAAGTATGCCTTGCAATCAAGCATTCCGTGGATGGTGCTAGTCGGCGAGTCTGAGCTGCAGAAAGGAACTGTAAAGTTGAAGGACGTTGAAGCCAACCAGGAAGAAGAGGTTGATAGGAAGGATTTTGTTCGAGAGTTGAAGAAGAGATTGAGTAAATCCTAA
- the LOC100279212 gene encoding histidine--tRNA ligase, cytoplasmic-like isoform X1, which yields MASSAAAAAATVMLGGKGSALSPAAVYAFSLGLAAPGIDPSAHKSLSTRAPSPQETPARLAAALAALAPAESRAAAAVLLNKLVLTSSDSASALVTAATVARLADSLDLAAALPLASRDEAAVAAATAPVAVALAALIDCCAAPLARVADAVAALSCEAARGDAAAFDVPASGDGLCAKDEADVAADIKVLVFGSKLVGAAGGVPAAATFAKVPALNGIFRQAVRALHVLVRIELNAPVKLGKRDAGETGEGKEEALVVLATQLARAVQALSKLSIARARLCAESIADAELREKLTGGVSVDDLKGMLDNVLIDSDAVSVLKGVYNHLLKFRDFLAWEAAVAMAVIEADSSIEKPQAAVENEAASVTEKPLAGGDKAKGDKKSKKKKTLGKGTSAVLMLLRDHVTNGSTVAAMNSASVAEWATSLSLLFDPKCPGLESLVEKVKEIVESNEVRRLPKIPKGTRDFGKEQMAIRERAFSIITSVFKMHGATALDTPVFELRETLMGKYGEDSKLIYDLADQGGELCSLRYDLTVPFARYVAMNSISALKRYQIAKVYRRDNPSKGRYREFYQCDFDIAGVYEPMEPDFEVIKVLTELLNQLDIGTYEIKLNHRKLLDGMLEICGVPPQKFRTVCSSIDKLDKQTFEQVKKELVDEKGISNETADEIGNLVKTRGPPLEVLMELRKEGSKFMNNVGSVAALNELEILFKALDKANAISKITFDLSLARGLDYYTGVIYEAVFKGAAQVGSIAAGGRYDNLVGMFSGKQIPAVGVSLGIERVFAIMEQQEKERNEIRPTETEVLVSILGKDLTLAAELVSELWNAGIKAEFKLTTRVANHIKYALQSSIPWMVLVGESELQKGTVKLKDVEANQEEEVDRKDFVRELKKRLSKS from the exons ATGGCGTcctcagccgccgccgccgccgccaccgtcaTGCTCGGCGGCAAGGGCTCCGCCCTGTCCCCGGCCGCCGTTTACGCGTTCTCCCTCGGCCTCGCCGCCCCGGGCATCGACCCTTCCGCGCACAAGTCGCTCTCTACCCGCGCGCCCTCGCCGCAGGAGACCCCcgcgcggctcgccgccgccctcgCGGCGCTGGCGCCGGCCGAGTCCCGCGCCGCCGCGGCGGTGCTGCTTAACAAGCTGGTCCTCACGTCGTCCGACTCCGCCTCCGCGCTCGTCACCGCCGCCACGGTCGCCCGCCTCGCGGACTCGCTCGACCTCGCCGCCGCGCTGCCGCTGGCCTCCCGCGACGAGGCCGCGGTGGCCGCGGCGACCGCGCCCGTCGCCGTCGCGCTAGCGGCGCTGATCGATTGCTGCGCCGCGCCGCTGGCTCGCGTCGCCGACGCCGTCGCCGCGCTGTCGTGCGAGGCCGCGCGCGGGGACGCCGCGGCCTTCGACGTGCCGGCCTCCGGCGACGGGCTCTGCGCCAAGGACGAGGCCGACGTCGCCGCCGACATCAAGGTGCTCGTCTTCGGCTCCAAGCTTGTCGGCGCTGCTGGGGGCGTCCCCGCCGCCGCCACGTTCGCCAAGGTGCCCGCGCTGAACGGGATCTTCCGCCAGGCGGTGCGGGCGCTGCATGTCTTAGTGCGCATCGAGCTCAACGCACCCGTCaaattggggaagagggatgctgGTGAAACCGGTGAGGGGAAGGAGGAGGCACTGGTGGTGCTGGCCACACAGCTCGCTAGAGCAGTGCAGGCACTCAGCAAGCTGAGCATTGCCCGGGCACGGCTCTGTGCGGAGAGTATTGCTGATGCTGAGCTTCGGGAGAAGCTTACTGGTGGCGTTAGCGTTGATGATTTGAAGGGGATGCTTGACAATGTTTTGATTGATTCAGATGCCGTATCAGTCTTGAAGGGGGTGTACAACCACTTGCTCAAGTTCAGGGACTTTCTTGCCTGGGAAGCAGCTGTGGCCATGGCAGTAATTGAAGCAGACAGTTCAATTGAGAAGCCACAAGCTGCTGTTGAGAATGAAGCAGCCAGTGTAACTGAGAAGCCACTGGCTGGTGGGGACAAAgcaaagggtgacaagaagagcaAGAAGAAGAAAACTTTGGGTAAGGGTACTTCTGCTGTGCTCATGCTGCTTAGGGACCATGTGACAAATGGAAGTACTGTTGCTGCCATGAATTCTGCGTCGGTTGCAGAGTGGGCAACCTCTCTGTCATTGCTATTTGATCCCAAATGTCCAGGATTGGAGTCACTTGTGGAGAAGGTGAAGGAGATTGTTGAGAGCAATGAAGTGAGGAGATTGCCTAAAATTCCAAAG GGTACACGCGACTTTGGTAAAGAGCAAATGGCGATAAGGGAGCGagcattttcaattataactagtGTATTCAAGATGCATGGTGCTACTGCGCTTGATACACCCGTATTTGAGCTGAGAGAAACCCTTATGGGAAAATATGGTGAAGACTCAAAGTTGATATATGACTTAGCTGATCAG GGTGGTGAGCTTTGCTCTTTGCGGTATGATCTGACTGTTCCATTTGCCCGTTATGTTGCCATGAATAGCATTAGTGCATTAAAGAGATACCAAATAGCGAAAGTATATAGGAGAGATAATCCATCTAAGGGAAGATACCGAGAATTCTACCAATGTGACTTTGACATTGCTGGTGTATATGAACCTATGGAACCGGATTTTGAGGTCATAAAAGTTCTGACTGAATTGCTGAATCAGCTGGATATAGGCACATATGAGATAAAATTAAATCACAGAAAGTTGCTTGATGGTATGTTGGAGATTTGTGGTGTGCCCCCTCAAAAGTTCAGAACAGTTTGCTCGAGTATTGACAAACTGGACAAGCAAACATTCGAACAGGTGAAGAAGGAACTG GTTGATGAGAAAGGTATATCAAATGAAACTGCGGATGAAATTGGCAATTTAGTGAAGACTAGGGGCCCCCCGTTGGAAGTTTTGATGGAGTTGAGAAAGGAGGGCAGCAAGTTTATGAATAATGTAGGGTCTGTTGCTGCACTGAATGAGCTGGAGATATTATTCAAAGCTCTGGATAAAGCAAATGCAATAAGCAAGATAACTTTTGATTTAAGTTTGGCCAGGGGCCTTGATTACTACACTGGTGTCATATATGAAGCCGTTTTCAAGGGTGCAGCTCAG GTTGGCTCCATAGCGGCTGGTGGTCGGTACGACAACCTTGTGGGTATGTTTAGTGGGAAGCAAATCCCTGCTGTTGGTGTGAGCCTTGGAATTGAGAGAGTCTTTGCAATCATGGAGCAGCAGGAGAAAGAAAGAAATGAG ATCCGGCCTACAGAGACAGAGGTGCTGGTGTCAATTCTGGGAAAGGACCTTACCCTAGCTGCCGAGCTCGTGAGCGAGCTGTGGAATGCTGGGATAAAGGCAGAGTTCAAGCTCACTACCAGGGTGGCGAACCACATCAAGTATGCCTTGCAATCAAGCATTCCGTGGATGGTGCTAGTCGGCGAGTCTGAGCTGCAGAAAGGAACTGTAAAGTTGAAGGACGTTGAAGCCAACCAGGAAGAAGAGGTTGATAGGAAGGATTTTGTTCGAGAGTTGAAGAAGAGATTGAGTAAATCCTAA